A genomic segment from Marmota flaviventris isolate mMarFla1 chromosome 7, mMarFla1.hap1, whole genome shotgun sequence encodes:
- the Scoc gene encoding LOW QUALITY PROTEIN: short coiled-coil protein (The sequence of the model RefSeq protein was modified relative to this genomic sequence to represent the inferred CDS: substituted 1 base at 1 genomic stop codon) has product MRKRAIPIRDWRATGLGGAGLLFQRTLCRRRGRSCRCQLVQVSRPETSSXSHPLPAPQTEDHSSRILHRKSKSFLPKMMSADMDAVDAENQVELEEKTRLINQVLELQHTLEDLSARVDAVKEENLKLKSENQVLGQYIENLMSASSVFQTTDTKSKRK; this is encoded by the exons ATGCGCAAGCGTGCAATCCCGATTCGTGATTGGCGGGCGACGGGGCTGGGTGGGGCGGGGCTCCTTTTTCAGCGCACGCTCTGTCGGCGAAGAGGGCGGAGCTGCCGGTGTCAGTTGGTCCAGGTGTCCCGGCCTGAGACATCCTCCTGATCCCACCCCCTCCCAGCGCCTCAAACGGAAG ATCATTCATCAAGAATTTTACATCGAAAATCTAAAAGTTTTTTACCCAAGATGATGAGTGCTGACATGGATG CAGTTGATGCTGAAAATCAGGTGGAACTTGAAGAAAAAACACGACTTATTAATCAAGTGTTGGAACTTCAACACACACTTGAAG atcTCTCTGCAAGAGTAGATGCagttaaagaagaaaatctgaaGCTAAAATCAGAAAACCAAGTTCTTGGACAATATATAGAAAACCTCATGTCTGCTTCTAGTGTTTTTCAAACAACTgacacaaaaagcaaaagaaagtaa